The following proteins are encoded in a genomic region of Sneathiella marina:
- a CDS encoding MurR/RpiR family transcriptional regulator — translation MSETQIDILKVIEARFDGLSPQLRVAARFALDSPDRMAVHSMREVASQVNVLPATMGRLAIRLGFNSYTEFRNRFRDRILPETGTYAARARRLQMRNSATVSSVFLKEMAETDTDNIERSFSQSEEGAFQAAAGSLIEAEKIYVVGLRKCFPVAYFFHYATRLFFPTAQLLEGKAGLFGEEISAIGSKDVLLAVAFDPYTKETVQAVNAAHHVGAKVISLTDSNVSPLAERATHLFLAANRSPSFYRSLVGAMALAQALVAAVVNELGPVAVQKLEVSELNLRKSYTYWNKGKQDQ, via the coding sequence ATGTCAGAAACCCAAATTGATATACTAAAAGTTATCGAGGCAAGATTTGACGGGCTAAGTCCCCAATTGCGTGTTGCAGCGCGTTTTGCGTTGGATAGTCCGGACCGAATGGCTGTGCACTCCATGCGGGAAGTTGCGAGCCAGGTGAATGTTTTGCCTGCAACCATGGGCCGGTTGGCTATCCGACTTGGGTTTAATAGCTATACGGAATTCAGAAACCGGTTCAGAGACCGTATTCTACCGGAAACCGGAACATATGCAGCGCGAGCACGGCGGCTGCAGATGCGCAATTCGGCGACGGTCAGTTCCGTTTTTCTCAAAGAAATGGCCGAAACGGATACGGATAATATTGAACGTAGTTTTTCCCAATCAGAGGAGGGCGCTTTTCAAGCGGCCGCAGGAAGTCTGATTGAAGCGGAGAAAATATATGTTGTCGGCCTTCGAAAATGCTTTCCTGTAGCCTATTTCTTCCACTACGCAACTCGACTTTTTTTTCCGACAGCCCAGTTGCTCGAGGGCAAAGCCGGATTGTTTGGTGAAGAAATCTCAGCCATTGGAAGTAAAGATGTATTGCTGGCGGTAGCATTTGATCCCTATACCAAAGAAACGGTACAAGCGGTTAATGCAGCTCATCATGTCGGCGCCAAGGTCATTTCCTTGACAGACAGCAATGTTTCTCCCTTGGCCGAGCGTGCCACACATTTGTTTCTGGCGGCGAATCGCAGCCCCTCATTTTACCGATCGCTTGTTGGCGCTATGGCACTTGCACAAGCGCTGGTGGCGGCTGTGGTCAATGAATTGGGACCGGTTGCCGTACAGAAGCTTGAGGTTTCTGAACTCAATCTCCGTAAGAGCTATACCTATTGGAATAAAGGCAAACAAGATCAATGA